The following are encoded together in the Bacillus sp. NP157 genome:
- a CDS encoding DUF1311 domain-containing protein, giving the protein MTRWIVGPGLFLMAFTAARGQDASAADTPLQPSYYTCVKAARGVTLALNNCIGNEHDYQDKRLNSAYQRLRKSVGPAQRMALRDEERAWIAARDKTCVPDVGGGTVSLLDSNQCRLDQTAARAAVLEGRLK; this is encoded by the coding sequence ATGACCCGCTGGATTGTCGGACCCGGACTCTTCCTCATGGCCTTCACGGCCGCGCGCGGCCAAGACGCGTCCGCCGCCGATACGCCGTTGCAGCCGAGCTACTACACCTGCGTCAAAGCCGCCCGCGGCGTGACGCTGGCGCTAAACAACTGCATCGGCAATGAGCACGATTACCAGGACAAGCGGTTGAACTCCGCGTATCAACGCCTGCGCAAGAGTGTGGGCCCTGCCCAGCGTATGGCACTGCGCGACGAAGAACGTGCGTGGATAGCGGCGCGCGACAAGACCTGCGTTCCCGACGTCGGTGGCGGGACAGTCAGTCTGCTGGATAGCAACCAATGCCGACTCGACCAGACGGCGGCCCGCGCTGCGGTCCTGGAGGGTCGTCTCAAGTAA
- a CDS encoding membrane-bound PQQ-dependent dehydrogenase, glucose/quinate/shikimate family: protein MSKNNGAAALPAWLARILGVVIVAMGAGLLWGGVMLVRLGGSAYFIAMGIALVASGALLFALRPLGVKVYAAALAATVAWALHDVGLDYWGLISRLLTFAGVGVLVGALYPALKRGRGGSPSRRAPLATILLAVAVAGAMGSMFVRHGVTLDPSQVPATATTPVAGVPDWTAWAGTPAGTHYSAHTAITRDNVKDLQLAWTFRTGDLPRSNGFGAEDQDTPLQVGDSVFVCTPHNEVFALDADTGRKRWSFDPKAVAPNWQRCRGLGYHADGDVAAAPADTGAAADCRRRIIETTIDARLIALDAATGQRCDGFGDHGEVNLREGLGLVKPGFYTITSAPLVAGDLVIVGGRVADNIETDEPTGVIRAFDVHTGKLAWAWNPGDEDAKAAPHPDGTYTRATPNVWTAMAYDPKLNLVYLPTGNTTPDQWGGERTPADDKYSSSVVALDASTGKVRWHFQTTHHDLWDYDLPAQPALYDVPDGKGGTLPALVQVTKQGQIFMLNRETGQPIADVVEKPVAPWHAKGERYSPTQPFSVGMPTIGTQHLTESDMWGATPFDQLFCRIQFKRMRYQGPFTAPGEDVSLQWPGSLGGMNWGGVSIDEANGLMFVNDMRIGLWTRLIPRDAVKGSGGGVEMGLASMFGTPYWSDRNRFMSPAGIPCQAPPFGTMTAINLATRKIAWQVPVGTVRDTGPMGVKLHLPMPIGMPTLGASLATRSGLVFFAGTQDYYLRAFDESTGKEIWKARLPVGSQGGPMSYVSPKTGRQYVVLTVGGARQSPDRGDYVMAWRLPD from the coding sequence ATGAGCAAGAACAACGGCGCGGCCGCGCTTCCGGCATGGCTCGCACGGATCCTCGGCGTGGTGATCGTCGCGATGGGCGCAGGCCTGCTGTGGGGCGGCGTGATGCTGGTGCGCCTCGGCGGCAGCGCGTACTTCATCGCCATGGGCATCGCGCTCGTCGCCTCGGGCGCGCTGCTGTTCGCCCTGCGCCCGCTGGGCGTGAAGGTCTACGCCGCGGCGCTCGCGGCCACCGTGGCCTGGGCGCTGCATGACGTTGGCCTCGACTACTGGGGACTGATATCGCGACTGCTGACGTTCGCAGGCGTCGGCGTCCTGGTGGGCGCGCTTTACCCCGCGCTCAAGCGTGGCCGTGGCGGTTCGCCGAGCCGGCGCGCACCGCTGGCCACGATCCTTCTCGCGGTCGCCGTCGCCGGCGCGATGGGCTCGATGTTCGTGCGCCACGGCGTCACGCTGGACCCGTCGCAGGTACCCGCGACGGCGACCACGCCCGTCGCAGGCGTACCCGACTGGACGGCGTGGGCCGGCACGCCCGCGGGCACGCATTACAGCGCACACACGGCGATCACCCGCGACAACGTGAAGGACCTGCAGCTGGCCTGGACCTTCCGCACCGGCGACCTGCCCAGGAGCAATGGCTTCGGCGCCGAAGACCAGGACACGCCGCTGCAAGTGGGCGACAGTGTGTTCGTCTGCACGCCGCATAACGAGGTGTTCGCGCTCGACGCCGACACCGGCAGGAAGCGCTGGAGCTTCGATCCGAAAGCCGTCGCGCCGAACTGGCAGCGTTGCCGCGGCCTCGGTTACCACGCCGATGGCGACGTCGCCGCCGCGCCTGCCGACACCGGCGCCGCCGCCGACTGTCGCCGCCGCATCATCGAAACCACCATCGACGCACGGCTGATCGCGCTCGACGCTGCCACTGGCCAGCGCTGCGACGGCTTTGGCGACCACGGCGAAGTGAACCTGCGCGAAGGCCTCGGCCTGGTGAAGCCGGGCTTCTACACGATCACCTCGGCACCGCTGGTCGCCGGCGACCTCGTCATCGTCGGCGGTCGCGTCGCCGACAACATCGAGACCGATGAGCCCACCGGTGTCATCCGCGCCTTCGACGTTCACACGGGCAAGCTGGCGTGGGCATGGAACCCCGGCGACGAAGACGCGAAGGCAGCCCCGCATCCGGATGGCACCTACACGCGTGCCACGCCGAACGTCTGGACGGCCATGGCCTACGACCCGAAGCTCAACCTGGTGTACCTGCCCACCGGCAACACCACGCCGGACCAGTGGGGCGGTGAACGCACCCCGGCCGACGACAAGTACAGCTCATCCGTCGTGGCGCTCGACGCGTCGACCGGCAAGGTGCGCTGGCATTTCCAGACCACCCACCACGACCTGTGGGATTACGACCTCCCCGCGCAGCCTGCGCTGTACGACGTGCCCGACGGCAAGGGCGGCACGCTGCCCGCGCTGGTTCAGGTCACCAAGCAGGGCCAGATCTTCATGCTCAACCGCGAGACCGGCCAGCCGATCGCCGACGTCGTGGAAAAACCGGTAGCCCCGTGGCATGCGAAGGGCGAACGCTATTCGCCGACCCAGCCGTTCTCCGTCGGCATGCCGACCATCGGCACGCAGCACCTCACCGAGTCGGACATGTGGGGCGCGACGCCGTTCGACCAGCTGTTCTGCCGGATCCAGTTCAAGCGCATGCGTTACCAGGGACCGTTCACGGCGCCGGGTGAAGACGTGTCGCTGCAGTGGCCCGGCTCGCTCGGCGGCATGAACTGGGGCGGCGTATCGATCGACGAAGCGAACGGCCTGATGTTCGTCAACGACATGCGCATCGGCCTGTGGACCCGGTTGATCCCGCGCGATGCCGTGAAGGGCAGCGGCGGCGGCGTCGAGATGGGCCTGGCGTCCATGTTCGGCACGCCGTACTGGTCCGACCGCAACCGCTTCATGTCGCCCGCCGGCATTCCGTGCCAGGCGCCGCCGTTCGGCACGATGACCGCCATCAACCTCGCCACCCGCAAGATCGCCTGGCAGGTGCCGGTGGGCACGGTGCGCGACACCGGCCCGATGGGCGTGAAGCTGCACCTGCCGATGCCGATTGGCATGCCGACGCTCGGCGCATCGCTGGCCACGCGCTCCGGCCTCGTGTTCTTCGCCGGCACGCAGGATTACTACCTGCGCGCGTTCGACGAATCCACCGGCAAGGAAATCTGGAAGGCGCGCCTGCCCGTCGGCAGCCAGGGCGGCCCGATGAGCTACGTGTCGCCGAAGACCGGTCGCCAGTACGTGGTCCTCACCGTCGGCGGTGCCCGGCAGTCGCCGGACCGTGGCGATTACGTCATGGCCTGGAGGCTGCCGGACTGA
- a CDS encoding DUF1109 domain-containing protein translates to MKTDDLIALLATETPAVDRNAPRRRFALAALVGLAGALLLMAVTLGLRPDLAVAARTAMFWLRLAYPLAIASAALAVVLRLSRPGAAVGVRWAALGVPPLVAFAALAVALAGAPEGARMALWLGSTWKVCPVLIAILSTPAAIAMFWAVRGMAPVRPRLAGAATGLFAGATATAAYCLHCPEMAPPFWAFWYLLGMLVPAAIGALAGRKFLRW, encoded by the coding sequence ATGAAAACCGACGACCTGATTGCCCTGCTCGCTACCGAAACGCCGGCCGTCGATCGCAACGCGCCGCGGCGCCGGTTCGCCCTGGCGGCCCTGGTCGGGCTGGCCGGCGCGTTGTTGCTGATGGCGGTGACGCTGGGCCTGCGCCCGGATCTCGCCGTGGCAGCACGCACGGCGATGTTCTGGCTGCGCCTGGCCTATCCCCTGGCCATCGCCAGCGCCGCCCTCGCCGTCGTGCTGCGCCTGTCGCGGCCCGGCGCAGCGGTCGGCGTGCGCTGGGCCGCGCTGGGCGTGCCCCCGCTGGTCGCCTTCGCCGCGTTGGCGGTCGCCCTGGCTGGCGCCCCGGAAGGTGCCCGCATGGCGCTGTGGCTGGGCAGCACGTGGAAGGTGTGCCCGGTGCTGATCGCCATCCTCTCTACCCCGGCCGCCATCGCGATGTTCTGGGCCGTGCGTGGCATGGCGCCGGTGCGGCCCCGGCTCGCCGGCGCCGCGACCGGCCTGTTCGCGGGTGCGACGGCCACGGCGGCCTACTGCCTGCACTGCCCTGAAATGGCCCCGCCGTTCTGGGCGTTCTGGTACCTGCTGGGCATGCTGGTGCCGGCGGCGATCGGCGCCCTGGCGGGTCGCAAATTCCTGCGCTGGTAG
- a CDS encoding DUF2589 domain-containing protein: MTSAAPLEGLIEAMASAVVEAQGRIEQAQVAHLGDYFDEDNRPKSVVIRMPSMKAGAEAGDEDLYRAPLLPLVPTASLRIKDVEISFDADLGSLVDRQDAEAPAGDLGESRWRFLPRKPKRSVGLDTASRRSADRAGAVRVVLRVEGVEPSEGTARLVNHLAMTQGVFQTFRPDD, encoded by the coding sequence ATGACCAGCGCCGCTCCCCTCGAGGGCCTGATCGAAGCCATGGCGAGTGCCGTGGTGGAAGCCCAGGGTCGCATCGAACAAGCCCAGGTAGCCCACCTCGGCGACTACTTCGACGAAGACAACCGGCCGAAAAGCGTGGTGATTCGCATGCCCTCGATGAAGGCTGGCGCGGAGGCCGGCGATGAAGACCTTTACCGCGCCCCGTTGCTTCCGCTGGTCCCGACCGCTTCGTTGCGCATCAAGGACGTCGAAATCAGCTTCGATGCCGACCTGGGCAGCCTGGTCGACCGACAGGACGCCGAGGCGCCGGCCGGCGACCTGGGCGAATCACGCTGGCGTTTCCTTCCACGCAAGCCGAAGCGCTCCGTCGGCCTGGACACGGCCTCGCGACGCAGCGCGGATCGCGCCGGTGCCGTGCGGGTGGTGCTTCGCGTGGAAGGCGTCGAACCGAGCGAGGGCACGGCGCGCCTCGTCAACCATCTCGCGATGACCCAGGGGGTCTTCCAGACGTTCCGGCCGGACGATTAA
- a CDS encoding carbohydrate porin has translation MQIRSTSSHRTRRRRSALWSAGVFMAVATLGGKAVADDADVQRDDWTSVRSRWERHGVSVRGDYVSETFRVASGGLRQGTRYAQQLRAGVDIDMHKAAGWEQGTFHVTLNDRAGRGATTDLAGNRMPIQEVYSSQFLKLTELSYDQDIASHHANVKLGLWAMGNDFGGLPILCELVNAAFCAHPLAMSSGSGWGNYPNARLGVRVNWHLAPTADLRIGAFQVNPAYSSEDHGFSLHPRGTTGAMFPVELDLHARDPNAARASELKLGAYYDNSHVDRQGDAGHQASGRYGYYALGTQRVYQSRSDPRRGLVLAGEVMKTDPRTAQMSGWYSVDAIWQGTFASRAQDTIAVGYVRAVINPSITRAWRDSRTDSVHDAFLDTLPDAESVVELSYGWRVNHAFLVRPDVQYVMDPGAFSQRRTKNVLAFGLQLKATL, from the coding sequence ATGCAGATCCGTTCGACATCCAGCCACCGAACACGTCGCCGTCGGTCCGCGCTGTGGAGCGCGGGCGTGTTCATGGCCGTGGCCACGCTGGGCGGCAAGGCCGTCGCGGACGACGCCGATGTACAGCGGGACGACTGGACCAGCGTGCGCAGCCGCTGGGAACGGCATGGCGTGAGCGTGCGCGGCGACTACGTCTCGGAAACGTTTCGCGTCGCCAGCGGCGGCCTGCGCCAGGGCACGCGCTACGCGCAGCAGCTGCGTGCGGGCGTCGACATCGACATGCACAAGGCCGCGGGCTGGGAGCAGGGCACCTTCCACGTCACCCTGAACGACCGTGCCGGGCGCGGCGCGACGACGGACCTGGCCGGCAACCGCATGCCGATCCAGGAGGTCTACAGCAGCCAGTTCCTGAAACTGACCGAGCTCAGCTACGACCAGGACATCGCCAGCCACCATGCGAACGTGAAGCTCGGGCTGTGGGCCATGGGCAACGACTTCGGCGGCTTGCCGATCCTGTGCGAGCTGGTCAACGCGGCCTTCTGCGCGCACCCGTTGGCCATGTCCTCGGGCAGCGGCTGGGGCAACTATCCGAATGCGCGACTCGGCGTCCGCGTGAACTGGCACCTCGCACCCACGGCCGACCTGCGCATCGGCGCCTTCCAGGTCAACCCGGCTTACAGCAGCGAAGACCATGGGTTCTCGCTGCATCCGCGCGGCACCACCGGCGCCATGTTCCCCGTCGAGCTCGACCTGCATGCGCGCGATCCCAACGCGGCCCGCGCCAGCGAACTGAAGCTCGGCGCGTATTACGACAACAGCCATGTCGACCGCCAGGGCGATGCCGGCCACCAGGCCAGTGGCCGCTACGGCTACTACGCCCTGGGCACGCAACGCGTCTACCAGTCGCGATCGGATCCGCGCCGCGGCCTCGTGCTCGCCGGCGAAGTGATGAAGACCGATCCGCGCACGGCGCAGATGAGCGGCTGGTACTCCGTCGATGCGATCTGGCAAGGCACGTTCGCATCGCGCGCGCAGGACACCATCGCGGTCGGTTACGTACGCGCCGTCATCAATCCGTCGATCACGCGCGCGTGGCGCGACAGCCGCACCGACAGCGTGCACGACGCGTTCCTCGACACGCTACCCGATGCGGAAAGCGTGGTCGAGCTGAGCTACGGCTGGCGCGTGAACCACGCATTCCTTGTTCGCCCCGACGTGCAATACGTCATGGATCCCGGCGCGTTCTCGCAGCGGCGCACGAAAAACGTACTTGCCTTCGGCTTGCAGCTGAAGGCAACGCTTTAA
- a CDS encoding DUF2589 domain-containing protein, which produces MSIIQMSDQFRGLPMGDLIGAPLQAASEAQVRLAQATSDFIKVVGFMPDASGAVGETRTSVFKFKRPIANPDPNGPFEEEVEMEVPLLSIVKIPTLSVNSVDITFDMEVKSSATEVSKVDNTTNYDATASFGWGFFSAKVNVSGSVATHKENTRTSDNSAKYHVSVQARDEGMPEGLASVMDILQTACVPKTKPAVAVP; this is translated from the coding sequence ATGTCGATCATCCAGATGTCCGATCAGTTCCGCGGCTTGCCCATGGGCGATCTCATCGGCGCGCCACTGCAGGCCGCCAGCGAAGCCCAGGTGCGACTGGCCCAGGCGACCTCGGACTTCATCAAGGTCGTGGGCTTCATGCCCGATGCCAGCGGTGCCGTGGGCGAAACGCGCACCTCGGTGTTCAAGTTCAAGCGGCCGATCGCGAACCCCGATCCGAATGGCCCGTTCGAAGAAGAAGTCGAGATGGAAGTGCCCCTGCTTTCCATCGTGAAGATCCCGACGCTCTCGGTGAACAGCGTGGACATCACGTTCGACATGGAGGTGAAGTCGTCGGCGACCGAAGTGAGCAAGGTCGACAACACCACGAACTACGATGCCACCGCATCGTTCGGCTGGGGCTTCTTTTCGGCCAAGGTGAATGTCTCCGGCTCCGTGGCGACGCACAAGGAGAACACCCGCACATCGGACAATTCCGCGAAGTACCACGTGTCGGTGCAGGCGCGCGACGAGGGCATGCCGGAAGGCCTGGCGAGCGTGATGGACATCCTGCAGACCGCTTGCGTTCCGAAGACGAAGCCTGCCGTCGCGGTTCCCTGA
- a CDS encoding response regulator transcription factor: protein MQGNHVAGHQAERILSQRRHASVRIVLAEEQELLREGLAALLQAQARFDVVGTTGDGRDCLRLCVDRKPDLLVFNEYMPGLNGIEAARRVASRCPATRMLCLSETGDSPCVRAAFDAGAHGYVLKRCTFAHLIEGIDSVLSSRYHVSPELAHVLVDAFCRNDDPHALLTPREKEVAQLYAEGLSTRQIAGRLHISMKTVGTHREHLQAKLGLEGIADLTRYALRTGLISLALL, encoded by the coding sequence ATGCAAGGGAACCATGTTGCTGGCCACCAGGCGGAGCGCATTCTGTCACAGCGACGCCACGCATCCGTCCGCATCGTGCTGGCGGAAGAGCAAGAGCTGTTGCGCGAGGGGCTCGCGGCGCTGCTGCAGGCGCAGGCCCGTTTCGATGTTGTTGGCACGACGGGCGATGGCCGGGATTGCCTGCGGCTGTGCGTGGACCGCAAGCCCGATCTGCTTGTCTTCAACGAATACATGCCCGGGCTCAATGGCATCGAGGCTGCGCGGCGCGTGGCCTCGCGCTGCCCCGCCACGCGCATGCTGTGCCTGTCCGAGACTGGCGATAGTCCCTGCGTGCGTGCGGCATTCGATGCGGGCGCGCACGGCTACGTGCTCAAGCGTTGCACTTTCGCCCACCTCATCGAAGGTATCGATAGCGTGCTGTCGTCGCGGTACCACGTCAGCCCTGAGCTCGCGCATGTGCTGGTCGACGCGTTCTGCCGGAACGACGATCCCCATGCCCTGCTTACGCCACGCGAGAAAGAGGTCGCCCAGCTCTATGCCGAAGGGCTGTCGACACGGCAGATCGCCGGGCGCCTGCACATCAGCATGAAGACCGTCGGCACGCATCGCGAACACCTGCAGGCAAAGCTCGGCCTCGAAGGCATCGCCGACCTCACCCGCTACGCCCTGCGCACCGGCCTGATCTCCCTCGCCCTCCTGTAG
- a CDS encoding LysR family transcriptional regulator, with amino-acid sequence MYKHVNLLALRLFVRVATHGSFSQAAAELNLLPSSASRHIAALEHALGQALFTRHSRAVRLTDAGQRYYESVREAIEQIDQAGEHIAEEDEPRGRLKVSAPPAFARRHLAPILMRFQERHPGVELDLWLTDTFSDPVEAGIDVSIRIGELNDSRMLARLLAVQHFVLCAAPSYLARHGTPRTPDELATHNCLVYQAPYGPQKWHYRSGHDAYAVADVDGNVRSNYIEYLLEMARGGKGIVCFPTWLASRYLERGELVPLLEAYGWALEPAALGIHAVYPANRQRSRKTQAFLQFLGEQVGEPPFWDGWQQRRG; translated from the coding sequence ATGTACAAGCACGTCAACCTCCTCGCCCTGCGCCTGTTCGTGCGCGTCGCCACGCACGGCAGCTTTTCGCAGGCCGCGGCCGAGCTGAACCTGCTGCCATCGTCTGCGTCACGCCACATCGCGGCGCTCGAGCACGCGCTCGGCCAGGCGCTGTTTACCCGCCACTCGCGCGCCGTGCGCCTGACCGACGCCGGCCAGCGCTATTACGAATCCGTGCGCGAGGCGATCGAACAGATCGACCAGGCCGGCGAGCACATCGCGGAAGAAGACGAGCCGCGCGGCCGGCTGAAAGTCAGTGCGCCCCCTGCATTCGCACGCCGGCACCTCGCACCCATCCTCATGCGTTTCCAGGAACGCCATCCCGGTGTCGAGCTTGACCTGTGGCTGACCGATACCTTCTCCGATCCTGTCGAGGCCGGCATCGACGTGTCGATTCGCATCGGCGAACTGAATGACTCACGCATGCTGGCGCGCCTGCTTGCCGTGCAGCACTTCGTCCTGTGCGCGGCGCCGTCGTACCTCGCAAGGCATGGCACGCCGCGTACGCCGGATGAGCTGGCCACGCACAACTGCCTGGTCTACCAGGCACCGTATGGCCCGCAGAAATGGCACTACCGCAGCGGGCACGACGCGTATGCCGTGGCGGATGTCGACGGCAATGTCCGCAGCAATTACATCGAATACCTGCTGGAGATGGCGCGCGGCGGCAAGGGCATCGTCTGTTTCCCCACGTGGCTCGCCAGCCGCTACCTCGAGCGCGGCGAACTGGTGCCCTTGCTGGAGGCCTATGGATGGGCGCTGGAACCCGCGGCGCTCGGTATCCATGCGGTGTATCCGGCGAACCGGCAGCGCTCACGCAAGACCCAGGCCTTCCTGCAATTCCTCGGCGAGCAGGTCGGTGAGCCGCCGTTCTGGGATGGGTGGCAGCAGCGCCGGGGTTAA
- a CDS encoding MASE1 domain-containing protein, which produces MNGGSTKHWATHATYWQRWGRHLAVAAAYGATYELARYVSFPQWMLTAGLRLAALLLLPVRYWPALALGEALPLLESAAIHEPDLGLPWAVSASVPMVVLWMALLKPLTRRWSLHDERGQVRMPLILGAALGSAFITSAATLLTAFSAILNTPTGAWPDPSTGPAGYFLAYTLGAFLGALTLTPVVLAMHERFRALGGKPLSWRVIWRSPLLRDLLGWALPAAAALTLIAVTTHDDGVRQAARLFLIAPTLGLAWRHGWHGTAVGGMAASIALALTASGLLVDPATLQAQSILALAVSGALLTRAKARTMATPATARVPRH; this is translated from the coding sequence GTGAACGGAGGCTCGACCAAGCACTGGGCGACCCACGCAACCTACTGGCAACGGTGGGGGCGGCACCTTGCGGTCGCGGCGGCCTACGGCGCGACCTACGAGCTGGCCCGGTACGTCTCGTTCCCGCAATGGATGCTCACCGCCGGCCTTCGCCTGGCCGCCCTGCTCCTGCTTCCCGTCCGTTACTGGCCTGCGCTGGCACTCGGCGAAGCCCTGCCGCTGCTCGAGTCGGCCGCGATCCACGAGCCTGACCTCGGCCTGCCCTGGGCGGTCTCGGCATCGGTGCCGATGGTCGTGCTGTGGATGGCGCTGCTCAAGCCTTTGACCAGGCGCTGGTCGCTCCACGACGAGCGCGGCCAGGTCCGGATGCCGCTGATCCTCGGCGCTGCGCTGGGCTCGGCCTTCATCACCTCGGCGGCGACTTTGCTGACGGCCTTCTCGGCCATCCTCAACACCCCGACCGGCGCGTGGCCGGATCCGAGTACCGGCCCCGCCGGTTACTTCCTTGCTTACACCCTGGGTGCCTTCCTTGGTGCCCTGACCCTGACACCCGTCGTGCTGGCGATGCACGAGCGCTTCCGCGCCCTGGGTGGCAAGCCGCTTTCCTGGCGCGTGATCTGGCGTAGCCCCCTGCTCCGCGACCTGCTCGGCTGGGCCCTTCCCGCCGCCGCTGCACTGACCCTTATCGCGGTCACGACGCACGACGACGGCGTGCGCCAGGCTGCACGCCTGTTCCTGATCGCGCCTACACTTGGCCTGGCCTGGCGGCACGGCTGGCACGGCACCGCCGTCGGCGGCATGGCCGCGAGCATCGCCCTGGCCCTCACCGCTTCCGGGCTGCTGGTCGATCCGGCCACGCTGCAGGCCCAGTCGATCCTGGCCCTGGCGGTTTCCGGCGCCCTGCTCACGCGCGCAAAGGCACGCACCATGGCCACGCCGGCCACCGCACGGGTTCCTCGTCACTGA
- the rpsI gene encoding 30S ribosomal protein S9, whose protein sequence is MATQQNYGTGRRKTSSARVFLRKGTGGIVVNGKPLDIFFGRETSRMIVRQPLELTENSEKFDIMVTVAGGGITGQAGAIRLGIARALVEYDEALKSPLRKAGFMTRDAREVERKKVGLHKARRATQFSKR, encoded by the coding sequence ATGGCTACCCAGCAGAATTACGGTACCGGTCGTCGCAAGACCTCGTCCGCCCGCGTGTTCCTTCGTAAGGGCACCGGTGGCATCGTCGTCAACGGCAAGCCGCTCGACATCTTCTTCGGCCGCGAAACCTCGCGCATGATCGTCCGTCAGCCGCTTGAGCTGACCGAGAACAGCGAGAAGTTTGATATCATGGTCACGGTTGCTGGCGGTGGTATCACCGGCCAGGCCGGCGCCATCCGCCTCGGCATCGCCCGCGCCCTCGTCGAATACGACGAAGCGCTGAAGTCGCCGCTGCGCAAGGCTGGTTTCATGACCCGCGACGCCCGCGAAGTCGAGCGTAAGAAGGTCGGTCTCCACAAGGCTCGCCGCGCAACGCAGTTCTCGAAGCGCTAA
- a CDS encoding MASE1 domain-containing protein, with product MRRAIRDPLAWGRYIAVAGAYAACYELTRNVSFSHWMLPAGLRLACLLLVPRRYWIALAVGEALPIAEMAALHAQAFGVLWACVVSIPPIALCMPAMAWLHRRYQLLRDDGQLNMGFILTATLVCAAINTTANAAALATVQMGDGSGAPAVTLPILLAWVLGAYLGALTLTPLILAVRERIAALPGGVATWHAFRQSDLVRDALMFAVPCLALLLLVANGAGDDDGLLTWVRLGMAIPVVALTLRHGWHGAAMGGMLASVAQASTSLHLQDPAMIRAQAVLAFAASTALIFGVRIARRMAAARATALRIGGAAPAPAPRR from the coding sequence GTGCGTAGAGCCATTCGGGATCCGCTGGCGTGGGGCCGCTACATCGCGGTCGCGGGCGCGTATGCCGCCTGCTACGAGCTCACCCGCAATGTGTCGTTCTCGCACTGGATGCTGCCCGCGGGCCTGCGCCTGGCCTGCCTGCTGCTCGTCCCGCGCCGGTACTGGATCGCGCTGGCCGTGGGCGAAGCCCTGCCGATCGCCGAGATGGCCGCCCTGCACGCGCAGGCGTTCGGCGTCCTCTGGGCTTGCGTAGTCTCCATCCCGCCCATCGCGCTGTGCATGCCAGCGATGGCCTGGCTGCACAGGCGTTACCAGCTGCTCCGGGACGATGGCCAGCTCAACATGGGCTTCATCCTCACGGCCACCCTGGTCTGCGCAGCGATAAACACGACCGCGAACGCCGCTGCCCTGGCGACGGTACAGATGGGCGACGGTTCCGGCGCACCCGCCGTGACCTTGCCGATCCTGCTGGCCTGGGTGCTGGGTGCCTACCTGGGCGCGTTGACGCTTACCCCCCTGATCCTGGCCGTTCGCGAACGCATCGCCGCGCTTCCGGGCGGCGTGGCGACATGGCACGCCTTCCGGCAGAGCGACCTCGTGCGCGATGCGCTGATGTTCGCCGTGCCCTGCCTTGCCCTGCTCCTGCTGGTCGCCAACGGCGCGGGCGACGACGATGGCTTGCTGACCTGGGTCCGCCTCGGCATGGCGATCCCGGTGGTTGCGCTGACCCTCCGGCATGGCTGGCATGGCGCCGCCATGGGCGGGATGCTGGCCAGCGTGGCGCAGGCGAGCACGTCGCTGCATCTGCAGGATCCGGCCATGATCCGCGCGCAGGCCGTGCTGGCTTTCGCCGCGTCGACGGCGCTGATCTTCGGCGTTCGCATCGCACGGCGCATGGCCGCTGCACGGGCCACCGCGTTGCGGATCGGCGGGGCGGCTCCCGCCCCCGCACCTCGCCGCTGA
- a CDS encoding winged helix-turn-helix domain-containing protein, with translation MQSPAAPSPFLIGEWTIHPKRRVIERHGEVRVLEPRHADVLCYLAARPGDVVSATDLLDACWQGGFFGDNPVHKAVAMLRRALDDDARAPRYIATVRKRGYRLVTPVRPQRSLEDRLVRAVRRWGRHPAFQRRMRALGPRDDRGWQVLTSVLLRVAASLVHEGTLPHALVTVDAARGWLATRTHDSPPRP, from the coding sequence ATGCAGAGCCCCGCCGCACCTTCTCCGTTTCTCATTGGCGAGTGGACCATCCATCCGAAGCGCCGGGTGATCGAGCGCCATGGCGAAGTGCGCGTGCTCGAGCCGCGGCACGCTGACGTGCTGTGCTACCTGGCCGCGCGCCCGGGCGACGTCGTCAGCGCGACCGACCTGCTCGACGCGTGCTGGCAAGGTGGCTTCTTCGGCGACAACCCCGTGCACAAGGCGGTGGCGATGCTGCGTCGGGCGCTGGACGACGATGCGCGCGCGCCGCGCTACATCGCCACGGTACGCAAGCGTGGGTATCGCCTGGTCACGCCGGTCAGGCCGCAGCGCTCGCTCGAAGACCGGTTGGTACGCGCCGTGCGCCGCTGGGGCCGCCATCCCGCGTTCCAGCGGCGCATGCGGGCATTGGGTCCGCGCGACGACCGTGGCTGGCAGGTCCTCACCAGCGTCCTGCTGCGTGTCGCCGCCTCGCTGGTCCATGAAGGCACCCTGCCCCATGCCCTGGTCACCGTCGACGCGGCACGCGGTTGGCTGGCGACGCGCACGCACGATTCGCCACCACGCCCTTAA